In a genomic window of Gouania willdenowi chromosome 11, fGouWil2.1, whole genome shotgun sequence:
- the lratd2a gene encoding protein LRATD2a, with product MGNQMDRLSHLSYAEVPTVDPVGGSDAAEGPRIGVSYIFTSDDDELEDGAEKDPNQEEKAHDQRDEVQCAVYNRDECIYEKSSSLESYSPEVLLNRCAAGDLVEFVTTGQYPHWAVYVGDFQVVHLHRAEVKNSYLTEASQGRRCRVVNELYKFKPLCADMVVQNAMEQVGLKDRELSWRNSECFAAWCRFGKREFKMGGEIRIGKQPYRLKIYMSDKTSHVLEFQSLEDMIMEKRRNDHLGRRAMMQELSSHFSSVEESQSKAGAQ from the coding sequence ATGGGGAACCAGATGGACCGGTTGTCACATCTAAGTTACGCGGAAGTTCCTACGGTGGATCCGGTCGGGGGTTCGGACGCGGCGGAAGGTCCTCGCATCGGGGTCTCCTACATCTTCACCAGCGACGACGACGAGCTGGAGGACGGCGCTGAGAAAGACCCGAACCAGGAAGAGAAAGCCCACGACCAGCGGGACGAGGTGCAGTGCGCCGTGTACAACAGGGACGAGTGTATCTACGAGAAGAGCTCCAGCCTGGAGTCCTACTCCCCGGAGGTGCTGCTCAACAGGTGCGCGGCAGGAGACCTGGTGGAGTTCGTGACCACGGGCCAGTACCCGCACTGGGCCGTGTACGTGGGGGACTTCCAGGTGGTTCACCTGCACAGAGCCGAGGTGAAGAACAGCTACCTGACGGAGGCCAGCCAGGGCAGGAGGTGCAGGGTGGTCAACGAGCTGTACAAGTTCAAACCCCTGTGCGCAGACATGGTGGTGCAGAACGCCATGGAGCAGGTGGGTCTGAAGGACCGGGAGCTGAGCTGGAGGAACTCCGAGTGCTTTGCAGCCTGGTGCAGGTTCGGCAAAAGGGAGTTCAAGATGGGAGGAGAGATCCGGATAGGAAAGCAGCCCTACAGGCTCAAGATCTACATGTCGGACAAGACCTCACACGTGCTGGAGTTCCAGAGTTTGGAGGACATGATCATGGAGAAGAGAAGGAACGACCACCTGGGGAGGAGAGCCATGATGCAGGAGCTGAGCTCACATTTCAGCAGTGTGGAGGAGAGCCAGAGCAAAGCTGGAGCTCAATGA